In Methanomicrobia archaeon, the genomic stretch ATTCCCACCGGGTCTTTATGAATATCAGCAGCAGGACCGTCATGAGAATCATAAACGGCGCGATAACGGCCAGCGTTTCACGTGTGACGGCGATCGGAAATACTAAAGCGGAGACACCCAGGATCAGGAAGATGTTGGCGATATTGGAGCCGATGACATTGGCAACCGCGATGTCGCCGTACCCCTGCCGCGCGGCGGAAACCGAGACGCTCAGTTCAGGTAGAGACGTGCCGACCGCCACGATGGTTATGCCGATCAGCATCTTCGAGATCAGGAAATACTCGGCGAAGAAGACCGTCTCGGCAATGAGATACTTAGCGCCGACGATAACGGCCGCGCCGCCCAGTACCAGGACCGCGAAATCCTTGACAAACCCGGTTTTGAGTTCTTTCGCGCGTGCTTCGTCAGAAGCGCTTTTGTCATTGTTCCGTTCCTGGCGGCGGTTGGAGACGGCGTTGATTACGGTGCGCACGTACTCGAACTTGAAGAAATAGGTGAGGAACTCTTTGAAGCCGTATGCACCCTTGAATTGCGGCTTCTCTTTTAACAGGAACAGGATGTACGCGAGATAGAGCAGCAGAAATATTACGGCTTCGAAGCGCGAGATCGTACCGTTGAGGATGAAGAGGTAGAGCACGAGCGCGGCGAAGAGCATGAGGTAGCCGTCCCGTTTCAGCATCTCTTCCCGCGTCTTGATGACGGCAATAGAAGCGGCGACCCCGAGAATCAGGCCGATATTGGCGATGTTCGAGCCGACGATATTGCCCATGACGATATCGCTTTGTTGTTGTAGTGAGGCGGCGACCGAGGAGGCCAATTCAGGTATGGACGTGCCTATCGCGACAAGGGTGAGCCCAATGACGAACTCGGAGACGCCGAGCTTCGTCGCGATCGCCGCCGCAGCTTTGACGAAGAAGTCCGAGCCCTTGACGAGCAAGACCAGGCCGATGATGAGCATCACAACCTTACCGAGCAGCACTTCCGGTTGCATGATGCCTTAAGATTAACTTCAACCCTATTTAGGTTTTGATACGCAGCATGACCAAAACCAGAGCACAAGAGGCGGAACGAACAAACGTACCGGAGTGCTCTCTTTTCATTCAGGCGGCTCTAGCTCTTTTACTTCCTACCGACGTATAGCCCGTATCCGAAATATCTAAAAAGTCTAAAAATGCTTCGAGGCGGAATGCTTATCTCCTTTATCCACTTTCTGACTGCCGGACTCTTGAAGCAGAGGGAGAGAAATTTACCCCATGCCCCTACGTAGTCGCGGGGGTCCATCTGTCTAACTTCACTAACCCATTGCCGTAAAGCACTGGTTTTGTGAACCCTTGCTGCTACGCCGGTAAGTCCCGCTTGCTCCAATAACACCTTCCACCCAGCAGGATTTAAGAACTCTGCGTGGCCTAAAGCGCGGGATAGGTATGCAACCAATTCTGGCGGCGGTGTCTCCACCCAGGTCACCTCATTCATCCCAACGTACCCTCCTAGTTTGGTCACCCGCGCATACTCGCGTATCACCTGCTGTTTGTCCTTTGCAAATGCAACCACCGACTCGCACATAACCGCGTCGAAAACCCCCTCCGTAAAGGGAAGATTCTGTGCGTCCCCTATCGTGAATTCAACCTTGTCCTCAACATTTTTTCGTTTGGCTCGTTCCTTCGACCGTTCGACCATCAGCTCAGAAAGGTCAATACCGACCACGTTACAACCGTACTCTTCGGCCAGGTAGCACGCAGTTATGCCAACACCGCACCCGACATCCAGAACATGTGAATCGTTATTAATCTTGCATGCCTCGATTAGCTCTCTGGTGGCTTCGAGGCCCCCCATGTGCTTGGTCAGACCCCACGAAGCTTGCAATTCGAAGTAGTAAGATTCTGTTTCCGATTCTGACATCTTTTCTCGTGATTTTGGTTTAGCTACCCTCTTCAGATAAGCCTGGGCAGCCGTACTGAGATACAGCTCAAAAGCGGTCATTTATTCAGCTCGCGCTCAAACACGTCCTTGAGCTTCGCCGCTTTGCCCGCTTCATACTCCGTGAGCGCCTCCTCTAACTGGGCTTCCTCGTCCGGAGTGAGGATCGTATCTGCATCCACCATGTGCGCTTTTATGTATTCCAGCTCCGCACGTATCGCCTTCAATTCCTCCCAGATACGGTGCTCACCTGTCGCGTCCATGACTAAAGATACACCTTTAAAGCTTGAAGAGCATTTGCATTGCATGATCTAAGAAGAAGCCTGAAGAACGTAGTCGTCGAGCACGTTGAAGCCGAGGACGAGCACACCACCTTGCC encodes the following:
- a CDS encoding calcium/sodium antiporter gives rise to the protein MQPEVLLGKVVMLIIGLVLLVKGSDFFVKAAAAIATKLGVSEFVIGLTLVAIGTSIPELASSVAASLQQQSDIVMGNIVGSNIANIGLILGVAASIAVIKTREEMLKRDGYLMLFAALVLYLFILNGTISRFEAVIFLLLYLAYILFLLKEKPQFKGAYGFKEFLTYFFKFEYVRTVINAVSNRRQERNNDKSASDEARAKELKTGFVKDFAVLVLGGAAVIVGAKYLIAETVFFAEYFLISKMLIGITIVAVGTSLPELSVSVSAARQGYGDIAVANVIGSNIANIFLILGVSALVFPIAVTRETLAVIAPFMILMTVLLLIFIKTRWELSRVEGLALLVLYGAFMAVLVATTYVG
- a CDS encoding class I SAM-dependent methyltransferase, whose product is MTAFELYLSTAAQAYLKRVAKPKSREKMSESETESYYFELQASWGLTKHMGGLEATRELIEACKINNDSHVLDVGCGVGITACYLAEEYGCNVVGIDLSELMVERSKERAKRKNVEDKVEFTIGDAQNLPFTEGVFDAVMCESVVAFAKDKQQVIREYARVTKLGGYVGMNEVTWVETPPPELVAYLSRALGHAEFLNPAGWKVLLEQAGLTGVAARVHKTSALRQWVSEVRQMDPRDYVGAWGKFLSLCFKSPAVRKWIKEISIPPRSIFRLFRYFGYGLYVGRK